The following are encoded in a window of Numida meleagris isolate 19003 breed g44 Domestic line chromosome 13, NumMel1.0, whole genome shotgun sequence genomic DNA:
- the NHLRC4 gene encoding NHL-repeat-containing protein 4: MDSTLETSQQKEKLLKALYTLQLKSNTTLQTASPLLSSQRGMGMVTQHQVHQLADKTKSLCRDLDNIKNLLHYHQNELVRQIPNPTGSRYGCVSGIHCSQDGSIYVTAEGAPWVHVLSSTGQVLKSLPCWQTGREGGSFLPEDVTVTRAGMVAVADMINGAVWVFSPHTSPSKGEWIKIGKVGSPRGVGVDSTGKILVADYAQGQVCSFALDHAFKTLNIRSVPNLQGPRYISPAPNGGFVVSEECGDVKVFMSSHKLVCSLSSKYGHQFGNPAGVCVDVEGSVVVADEQHRTVHLFPESGAPVCLVSAGLRRPAGVACSPFGHLFVADTGENCVKVFKYHVRPRQLLGTL; this comes from the coding sequence ATGGACTCCACTCTGGAGACAAGCCAGCAGAAGGAGAAGCTTCTGAAAGCACTCTACACCCTCCAGCTGAAGTCAAACACCACTCTCCAGACAGCCAGCCcgctgctgagcagccagcgGGGCATGGGCATGGTGACACAGCACCAAGTCCACCAGCTGGCAGACAAGACCAAAAGTCTCTGTAGAGACCTGGACAACATTAAGAACCTCCTCCACTATCATCAGAATGAGCTGGTCCGGCAGATCCCCAACCCCACTGGCAGCCGTTATGGGTGTGTAAGTGGAATCCATTGTTCCCAGGATGGCTCTATCTATGTGACAGCCGAGGGTGCTCCCTGGGTGCATGTGCTTAGCAGCACAGGCCAAGTGCTGAAGTCGCTGCCCTGCTGGCAAACGGGGAGGGAAGGTGGCAGTTTCTTGCCGGAGGATGTGACTGTGACTCGGGCAGGAATGGTGGCCGTAGCTGACATGATAAATGGGGCTGTCTGGGTCTTCAGTCCTCACACCAGCCCCTCCAAAGGGGAATGGATAAAGATCGGGAAGGTTGGCTCCCCCAGGGGTGTTGGAGTAGACTCCACGGGCAAGATCTTAGTAGCAGACTATGCCCAAGGCCAAGTCTGCAGCTTTGCACTGGATCACGCCTTCAAGACACTGAACATCCGCTCAGTCCCCAACCTGCAGGGACCTCGCTACATCAGTCCAGCACCCAACGGAGGCTTTGTGGTAAGCGAGGAGTGCGGAGACGTCAAGGTGTTCATGAGCAGTCATAAACTCGTTTGCTCCCTCAGCAGCAAATACGGACACCAGTTTGGCAACCCGGCGGGGGTGTGCGTTGACGTGGAAGGCAGCGTGGTGGTGGCAGATGAGCAGCACCGCACCGTCCACTTGTTCCCAGAGAGCGGGGCTCCTGTCTGCCTGGTGTCTGCTGGGCTGCGGAGGCCGGCCGGCGTGGCCTGCTCCCCTTTTGGGCACCTCTTCGTGGCAGACACGGGTGAGAACTGTGTCAAAGTCTTCAAGTACCACGTGAGGCCCCGCCAGCTCTTGGGCACCTTGTGA